In one Brassica oleracea var. oleracea cultivar TO1000 chromosome C9, BOL, whole genome shotgun sequence genomic region, the following are encoded:
- the LOC106314017 gene encoding acid beta-fructofuranosidase 3, vacuolar-like, whose amino-acid sequence MASSDALLPVIFRRKPLSDSRSDDLILESRRRQPIKVHRAVILLLIALYVTLIVIHNGSASKNCGSDETMTKSPAHLAGVSEKRNFRKTEPFAWNNTMLSWQRTAFHFQPEKNWMNDPNGPLFYKGLYHFFYQYNLNGAVWGDIAWGHAVSKDLIHWFHFPLAMVPDQWYDANGVWTGSATLLDDGSIVMLYTGSTDNFVQVLNLAYPEDPSDPLLMKWTKFSGNPVLVPPPGIGAKDFRDPTTAWKTLDGKWRITIGSKVNRTGISLVYDTTDFKTYEKLDNLLHQVPDTGMWECIDFYPVSKTEINGLDTSVNGPDVKHILKASMDDTRIDHYAIGTYYDSNGTWIPDDPIFDVGISTGLRYDYGKFYASKTFYDRNKRRRILWGWIGESDSEAADVQKGWSSVQSIPRTVVLDTKTGKNLLQWPVEEVKSLRLSSKKFDMKVKPETVVQVDVSSTAQLDIEAEFEINKEDLKKITGDESVEAEEDFSCETSGGSTVSGALGPFGFSVLTDESLSEQTTVYFYVTKGKNSELKTFFCTDTLRSTMANDVVKSVYGSFVPVLKEEKLTMRILVDHSIIEGFGQGGRTCITSRVYPTEATYGAAKLFLFNNAFNATITASFEVWQMNSAFIRPYSAADLVLLHNSS is encoded by the exons ATGGCGAGCTCGGATGCTCTCTTGCCTGTCATCTTCCGACGAAAACCATTATCAGATTCAAGATCCGACGACCTGATCTTGGAAAGCCGTCGGAGACAACCCATCAAAGTCCATCGCGCCGTCATCTTGCTCTTGATCGCTTTGTACGTCACTCTCATTGTTATACACAACGGATCTGCAAGCAAGAATTGTGGAAGTGATGAAACAATGACGAAGTCACCTGCTCATTTGGCCGGTGTGTCGGAGAAGAGAAACTTTCGGAAAACAGAACCGTTTGCGTGGAACAATACGATGTTGTCGTGGCAACGAACGGCGTTTCATTTTCAGCCTGAGAAGAACTGGATGAACG ATCCTAATG GTCCATTGTTCTATAAGGGATTGTATCATTTCTTCTATCAATACAATCTAAATGGAGCCGTCTGGGGTGATATTGCTTGGGGTCACGCCGTTTCAAAGGATCTTATACACTGGTTTCACTTCCCATTAGCCATGGTTCCTGACCAGTGGTACGACGCTAACGGCGTCTGGACCGGTTCCGCCACTTTGCTCGATGATGGCTCCATTGTAATGCTCTACACCGGTTCCACCGACAACTTCGTACAG GTTCTAAATCTTGCCTATCCTGAAGATCCCAGTGACCCCCTTTTAATGAAATGGACCAAGTTCTCTGGCAACCCTGTTCTTGTACCGCCTCCAGGTATCGGAGCCAAGGACTTCCGTGACCCAACAACGGCTTGGAAGACATTGGATGGAAAATGGCGGATTACCATTGGTTCCAAGGTCAACAGAACCGGAATATCTCTAGTCTATGATACTACCGATTTTAAAACCTACGAGAAACTAGATAACTTGTTGCACCAGGTCCCTGATACGGGAATGTGGGAGTGCATTGACTTTTACCCGGTGTCCAAGACTGAAATCAACGGGCTTGACACTTCTGTCAATGGACCGGATGTGAAACATATCCTGAAGGCTAGCATGGACGATACTAGGATCGACCATTATGCCATTGGGACATATTATGATTCAAATGGAACATGGATCCCGGATGATCCTATTTTCGATGTTGGGATAAGTACCGGTTTGCGATATGATTACGGGAAATTTTATGCGTCAAAAACGTTTTACGATCGAAATAAGAGACGAAGAATCTTGTGGGGTTGGATCGGTGAATCTGACAGTGAAGCTGCTGATGTACAAAAGGGTTGGTCTTCTGTTCAG AGCATCCCTAGAACTGTTGTCCTAGACACGAAGACGGGAAAAAACTTACTCCAATGGCCAGTTGAAGAAGTCAAATCTTTGAGACTGAGCAGCAAGAAGTTCGACATGAAGGTTAAACCAGAGACGGTGGTTCAGGTTGATGTAAGTTCCACGGCTCAGCTAGACATAGAGGCTGAGTTCGAGATCAACAAAGAAGATCTCAAAAAAATCACCGGAGATGAATCCGTGGAAGCTGAAGAAGATTTCAGCTGTGAAACAAGTGGAGGTTCAACTGTAAGTGGTGCTTTAGGGCCTTTCGGATTCTCTGTTCTTACTGATGAAAGCTTATCGGAACAAACTACGGTTTACTTCTATGTGACTAAGGGGAAAAATTCTGAACTCAAAACTTTCTTTTGCACTGACACCTTAAG GTCGACAATGGCAAACGATGTGGTTAAATCGGTATATGGAAGCTTCGTACCGGTCCTTAAAGAGGAGAAATTGACTATGAGAATCTTG GTGGATCATTCGATAATAGAAGGGTTCGGACAAGGTGGGAGAACATGTATTACGTCAAGAGTATATCCGACAGAAGCCACCTACGGAGCTGCGAAGCTCTTCTTGTTCAACAATGCCTTTAATGCTACCATTACGGCGTCATTTGAGGTCTGGCAAATGAACAGTGCTTTTATTCGTCCTTACTCTGCGGCCGATTTGGTGCTCCTTCACAATTCATCATGA